The sequence AAAATGTTGAGTAAAGAACTGAAAGAACTGGAAACAAATCTTCTGATTACAAGAACAATTCAGGATACAAAACCGATTACAGTGGTGTATGCAGTTACGGAATATGGGAAATCAGTATTTCCGGTAACGGAGACACTGGTAAACTGGGGAATACTTCATAGAGAGAAGATTAAGGAGTCCATGACTACTTCAGGATCTTAAAAGAGCAATAAAAAAATCCTCAGACTCAGTAGAGTTGAGGATTTTTAGTTATACATGATTTTCTAAATTACTTTTTATCTAACCATGTATTGACCAGTTCAGAATGTTCTTCCACCCATTTTTGTGCAGTGGCTTCTTTATTTTTACTCTGTTCCATTTGGATTAAAAGATCAGACATCGTTTCATCATCAAAATGGAGGTTAGAAAAGAATGCTGCCAGTTCAGGATGATCTGTACTAAAGCTTTTTCTTGCATAGGTTTTAATTTGTTCTGCTTCACCATATATCTTTTTAGGATCGTCAAGAAACTTAAGTTTCATTTTACCAAACATCCAGTGAGGCTGCCATCCTGTTACCACAATCCATTGTTTACGTTGTATGGCGTTCTGTAATTCAGTGATCATGGCAATGGTAGAGGAGTTGATCTGTTGATAATCCAGTTTATAATCAACAATAGCTTTATCTGTTCCTGTTGTCAATCCTGCGCCCTTTTCAATCCCAATGATTCTGTGATTGAACTGTTCCTGATGCTGGTTAAGTTCTTCAATAGACTGAATGGAAACATATTCGGGAACTACCAGTCCTATACGACCATTGTTATAATTGGTTCCCAGATGTGTTAATCCCGGAAATTTAGCCAGTTTTTTAGCATGGGTGTAAGGAAGCCAAACTCCCATAAAAAGGTCTGTATCTTCATTGTTCATGGAAGCCAGAATCATATCTGTAGAGGCTTTCTGAATAATGACATGATAGCCTTGTTGATCCAAAATTGCTTTAGCTATATGCGTCATCGCCACATCTTCTGCCCAGCCATCTACCATTCCTATGGTAATATATTTGGAGTTTTTTATATTTCCACATGAATTTAATGAACCAAATAGGATCATTAAAATGGGAAAAAATAGATATTTTAATTGTTTCATCTTATTAATTCCTTCCAGTACTTTCTCACCCAGACCACCTGCGGCAATCATTCCGGCAATCACAACCATAGATAGGGATAACAGGATGGTTTGATTAATCCCTGTTAAAATAGTTTTCATGGCCAGAGGAAGTTCCACCTTAAATAGGATCTGACGGTTGGTTGCTCCAAAAGCACGTGCTGCTTCTACAATATCTTTCGGTACAGATTCTATTCCCAATGTTGTTAAACGTACCGCTGGAGGCATTGCAAAAATGATTGTTGCAAAAGCGCCGGGCACTTTTCCGATGCTGAAAAACAGTACCGCAGGAATCAGGTAAACGAATGCAGGCATGGTTTGCATTAAATCCAATAAAGGACGAATAATTTTTGCTGCAATCTTGTTTTTGGCAGCTAAAATTCCCAGAGGGATAGAAAGGATAAGGGCGGTAATGGTTGCTACAAAGATAAGTGCCAGCGTTTCCATGGTTTCTTTCCATAATCCCATCAAAAATATCAGGCTTAATCCTGCTGCCGTAACAATGGCGATACCTTTCCCGGCTTTCCACAATGCTAAAAGTGTAATGAAGAGGATAATTACATAAAAAGGAGTATTTATAAGTACCCATTCAATCCCCATGATAGAGGCGTTTCCTACATGTTTTATGACATCAAATACAGGTTTTCCATTTTCTGTGAGCCAATTGATTGCAGTTTCTACATATTGACCTATATCTATAATTTTATTCATCTTATTGATTGTTTGCGATTTCTTTTAATTCAATGATTTCTTCTTCGTTAAATTTGGTAGCTTCTATGACAAGAGAAAGTTGGGTAACAAGGCCTAAAAATTTATTGTTTTCATCTACAACAGCAATGGCCGATTTACTACCTGAAATTAGCGGTAACATCTCTTCTACTGTCACTTCGGGATAAACTGAAGGGACATTATTGTTGATAATAGATTCTACTGTAGGTTCTTTCTTTTTGGCAATTCTGACCACATCATTAAGCGTTACAAAACCAAGAAATTTATTTTGAAAATCTACAACGGGAAGGTTTTCTAATCCTGTTGCTCTCATTTTTCGTAAGGCTCCTTCGGGACCATCTTTTCTAAAACGCACCACTGTAGCTTTATCAAACATCAAAGATCTGGCGGTAATAATTGTTTTACGATCTACCTTCTCTACAAATGCTTTTACATAATCGCTTGCAGGGTTGGTTAAAATATCTTCAGCAGTTCCTATTTGTTCTATGACACCATCTTTCATAATGACGATACGGTCTCCAATTTTAATGGCTTCGTCGAGATCATGGGTAATAAATACAATGGTCTTTTGTAAAGTGTTTTGCAGTTCCAGCATTTGGTCCTGCATTTCAGATTTTATCAAAGGATCCAGCGCAGAGAAAGCTTCATCCATAAGCAATACTTCCGGATCGTTGGCCAAAGCTCTTGCTAATCCTACTCTCTGTTGCATTCCTCCTGAAAGTTGGGAAGGATATTGATTTTCGAAACCGTTTAATCCAACAATATCCAGAGCTTTCTGTGCCTTTTCATCGCGGGAAGCTTTACTTTCTCCTCTGATCTCAAGTCCAAAACCGGCATTATCTAAGATATTGTGATGAGGTAGTAATCCAAATTTTTGAAATACCATGCTCATCTCTGTTCTTCTTACTTCCAGAAGTTCTTTATTGTTTTTACCGGTAATATTATCGTCATTGATATATACTTTACCTGAAGTAGGTTCATTCAGTCTGTTAAGACAACGCAGTAGGGTTGATTTTCCGCTTCCGGACAGCCCCATGATGACAAAGAATTCACCTTCATAGATCTCAAAACTCGCTTTGTTGATTCCTACCGTGCAACCTGTTTTTTCTAGAATTTCCTTTTTGGAAAAACCTTTGTCTAAAAGTTCCTGTGCTTTTTCTTTGTTCTTACCAAAAATAATCGTCAGATCTTCAACTTTAAGTTTTATTTTTCTACCGTTTTCATTTTTTTCCATATTCAGAATTTTTTAATTGATAATTGATACACAATATTGTATATAATTACATGATTAAACATTTAACTTTGATGTTGTTCTTTTGTTGACGGGTGTACAAAATAATCTGCCGAGCTTATAATGATAAAAGCTTATAACAAAAAAATAATGGCATAAAGCCCCGTGGCCTTATGTTTATTTTAAATATTTCAATAGATTTTACTCTAGAAAAAGAGTGTCATGTGTAAAAAGAAGTTAATCTTTTACATGGATTCTACAATTAAATTACTGATGAGGTAATAAAAGATATGTGTACAGAACAACTTGAATTCCTACATTTCATCAAAATGTGGATCATTATAAAAAACCTGTGTATCAGTTTTTTACGACGTTGCAAATTTACGAATTTTATTTTAAATGGATTTTTTTAGGTATAAGAAGCTGGTTTTAAGTTAGGTTATGGAGTGAGATACTCATCGTACATTTCCCTTTACCATTAACGATAAAGGTGTTTTGATCATGCATATGTTTTTTAGAAAAATCTGTACAATATGACGAGTGAAATTACTTCAGTAAAACTGCAATAATTGCCAATATTGCCGGGAGTGCCTGGACAAAAAATATCTTTTTGGTGGCAGAAACTGCTCCATAAATACCAGCTATGGCTACACACCCCAAAAAGAATAGAGCAATATTATCCTGCCATTGCGGATCTTTAATCAGAAAAGACCAGATCAGCCCGGCAGCCAGAAAACCATTATACAATCCCTGATTGGCTGCCAATCCTTTTGTGGGCTTAAACATTTCCGGAGGAAGAGCAGCCTTGAAAACTTCTTTTCCTTTGGTTTCCCATGCAAACATTTCCATCCAAAGAATATAGAGATGTTCCAGTGCAACGACTGCGATAAGGATTTTAGCAACGAGTTCCATGATTTCATATTTTGTCATTGTAAAACTAAAAAAATAAAGTTAAGTTTGAGTATTCAATTCTAAAGATGGATAATTTCAAGGCACATTTAAATAAATTCATTACGGTAACAGACGAAGAGTATCTTTCAATTTTCTCATTCTTCGAAGTATTGAAGGTGAAAAAGAAACAAGGTCTGATGCTGGAAGGTGAGGTTTGCAGAAACATGTATTTTGTAGTGGAAGGTTGCCTGAGAAAGTATTTTATTAATGAAAAAGGAGTGGAACATACCACTCAGTTTGCTATTGAAAACTGGTGGATTACTGATACGTTTGCCTATGAGAGACAGTTGCAGACAGATTTTAATATTCAGTCTGTGGAAAAGTCTACCATTCTTGTCATTGATTTTAAAAGTCAGGAATTGTTACTTGAAAAACATCCTGTGATGGAAAAATATTTCCGAATTATCTATCAAAGAGCGTATGCCGCTTCAGAAAGGAAGCTTCGTTACCTTGCTGAATATTCACGGGAAGAGTTGTACGTACATTTCAGTACGCTCTATCCTTGGTTTATACAAAGAATTCCTCAATATCTTATCGCTTCATTTCTTGGTTTTACTCCAGAATATTTAAGTGAAATTAAAGCAAAATTACGTTCTTAAACCAGTTTAAGTTTTTTACGGATCAGATATCGGAAATTTGCCATGTGATTAAAAGCTAACGCAATGACAAATACACAAAATCAATTTCCGCAGCTATTTTTAAGACTTGCTCTTTCTGTAACCATGCTTTCTGCAGTAGCTGACCGTTTCGGGTTATGGAGTGCAGAAAACTCATCATGGGGAAACATGAAAAGCTTTGAAGAGTATACAAGATCGCTGACCTTTTTTCTTCCGGAAGCATTGAGTACCTTTTCAGCTTATGCAGCCACATGTTTAGAAATTTTATTGCCATTGATGCTGATTGTAGGTTTTAAAACTAAGATTGCAGCTTATGGAAGCAGTATCTTATTATTGATTTTTGCAGTATCAATGGCTATAGCACTAGGTCCTAAGGCTCCTTTCGATTATTCAGTTTGGGTGGGAAGTGCAGCAGCTCTTTTATTGGCTGTTCAGCAACAATATTCTTTTAGTATAGATCAATTAACCAAAAAATAAATATAATGAGCGCAAGATTAAATATTGCAACAGTAGATTCAGCAGCGTATAAAGCGATGATGGGATTAGAAGGGTATTTACAGACAACTTCTTTAACCCATATTCAAAAGGAATTAATTAAAATCAGAGCTTCCCAGATCAATAAATGTGCTTTCTGCCTTGATATGCATACAAAAGATGCCATCAAATATGGTGAAACGCCTCAAAGAATTTTTATTCTGAACGGATGGACAGAAGCAAAAGAGTTTTTTACAGAAGAAGAGCAGGTGCTTTTGGCCATGACAGAGGAAATCACCCTGATCAGCCATAAAGGATTAACTGAGGAGACCTACCAAAAAGCTAAGACATTCTTTGATGAAGCTCAGATTGCACAGATTATTATGGCAATTGTGACCATCAATGCATGGAATAGGATTGCAGTGAGTACCCACATGCCGATAGCAAAGTAATAAAGTAAGGAAGCTGGAAGTTAATGAAGTCTATATGATTTACTAAAGCTCAATTTAATTATTAATTTAAATTAAATTAAGCTACTAGTAGTAATATCTAATAGACAATAGTACTTCCAGCTTCCTTTTACTAAAGCTCTTTCAAAGCAGAATTGATGAAGTTCAATTCTTCCTGAGAAAGAGTGATATCTATCGCTTTAGCATTTTCAACAGCCTGCTGAGCATTTCTTGCTCCTGCCAATACAACTGTAATTGCCGGTTGTAGGGTAGTCCATTTTAATACCAATTGTGAAAGGCTTGCTCCTTTTTCCTGAGCAATAGGTTCAATTTTTTCTAAGAAAGTTTTTACTTTATTTAAATCAAACTGAGAAAAATAACCGTTTCTGTGGTCGTTGTCTTTTAATGTATTATCCTTAAAATATTTACCTGTTAAAAGACCTCTTTCCATTGGACTATATACGATAATTCCTGAATTTTGCTGTAAAGAATAAGGAACCAGATCGTTTTCAATGGCATGGTTCAGCATACTGTAAGAAACCTGGTTGCTCGCTAATTTCAATGTTTTGTTAGCTTCTTCCATTTGGGCGACACTATAATTACTTACTCCAGCAGCACGAATTTTTCCTTGCTGAATTAATAGTTCCATAGCTTCCATCGTTTCACTGATGGTTGTGGTACTATCTGGCCAGTGAAGTTGTAAAAGGTCTATATAATCTGTACCCAGTCTTTTTAAACTTTCTTCAACTTCTTTGATAATGTTTTCTTTGGAAGCGAATTTATAAACAGGGATTACTTTACCTTCATCTTCTGCATCAAAGAAAAATTCTCCCTTTCCGTTGTTGCTTCCGTCCCATACCAAACCGAATTTAGTTAACAACTGAATTTTTGAACGGTCTTTTCCTTTAATAGCTTCACCAATCATTTCTTCACTTAATCCAAAACCGTAAAAAGGAGCCGTATCAATAGAGGTGACTCCATGATCCAATGATGCATGAATAGAGTTAATAGAATCCTGTTTTTCATTACCGCCCCACATATTTCCACCGATGGCAAAAGCTCCATGCGTAATTACAGATAGCTCGAGATCAGTGTTTCCTAATTTTCTGTATTCCATTTTTTATTTTTTATTTAATTCTTTTAAAATTGCTTCTCCAACACTCTTGGCAGATTGTGGATTCTGTCCCGTAATCACTCTTTGATCCGTTACCACATGGTTTTGCCAAAGTCCTGATTTTTCAAATTTTGCTCCTCTTTCTTTTAATTTATTCTCCAGTAAAAAAGGAACAACATCCGTTAATTGTACAGCAGATTCTTCTTCATTGGTAAAAGCATTGATCTTTTTTCCATCTACCAGATATTTTCCATTATTCAGTTTGATATTAACCAAACCTGCCGGGCCGTGGCAAACGCCTGCTACAATGCCTCCGTTTTCATAAATTGTTGAAGCTATGTCTGCCAGTTCTGTATTGTCTGCAAAATCCCACATGGCTCCATGACCTCCTGCATAAAAAATAGTTGAATACTCTTTGGGATTCACCTGTGATGGTGTTAAAGAATGATCGACTTTGTTTTTATAGTCTGTGTTTTCCCAGAACTCTTTGTTTACAGGATCTTTTAAATCAAATCCGTCTACTGGTGGCGTTCCTCCTTTCGGGCTTACAAAATCAATTTCATAGCCTGCCTTGTGAAGAACTTCCCATGGATGGGAAACTTCTCCCAGGTAATATCCTGTATCCTTACCAGTGCTGCCTTTTTTATCATGGCTGGTTACGACGAATAATATTTTGTTTTTCATATTTTTTGATTTCTTGGTCTGTGCCTGTATAAATCCTATCGTGAAAATGGCCAGTATTAAAAACGTTATTTTTTTCATATTTAAATGATATGAGTTAAATATATTTGTGGTTTTTCCTGAAGCTTTTCATCCACTAAGGCTCCGAAAGCCTGGATGTAAGGCTGTTGATTGTGTTGATCCAATCCTTCTTTGCTTTTCCAGATTTCATAGAAGACAAATTCGTTTTTGTTTTCAATTCCCTGATGTAGGTTATAAAGCTCACAAGCTTCTTCTTTCCTTGTTTTTTTTACCATTTTCTGAAGAACTGCCAATACTTCTGCCTGATGGTCTTCTTTGGTTTTTATAATAGCTGTAAGATGAATTTTCATAATTAAATATAATTTTCAATGGAGGTATAGATGGGTTTCCATCCCAGTTCTGTTCTTGCTTTGTCTGCGCTGCATATACTATTGGAGGCAAAACCGAAATAGCCGCCTGCCGGACCAAAATTGTCAACGGCTTCCTGTACGCTTAAAGATCTGGCGGGCTCCAGATTATATTTTTTGCTGATAATTTCAGCAATGTTTCTTAAAGATGAGGAACCGTTTTCTGCATAATAGATGGAACCGCTTTTTGCTTTTTCCAGTGCCAGGACATAAAGGTCTGCCAAATCTTCAATATGTAAATTTGACCATATATTTTCACCCTCTCCAAAATAAACACCGTGTCCTTTTTTCTCAGAAAAATGAATCAGGGCAGGGATTTGGATGCTGTCTTTTTTTAAGCCAAGACCTTGTCCATACACCATTGTGGGAACAATCACAATACTTCTTATTTCCTTTTGAGCTGACTGCAGAACATAATTATTGATAAGGACCCTTGATGCCATTTCCAGTCTTGGAATCAAAGGATAATCTTCTCTGAAAACAAAATCACTTTTTTTACCATTTTCTTTGCCGCCGAAAATAGCAGATCCAGAAGTGAATATGAATGTTTTATGGCTTCCTTCCAATGCCTTGATAAAGCTATCTGCAGCATAGGCATCATCTGCTGAATCAGCATTATGGATGACAGCATCAACACTGGTAACGACTTCTTTTATAAGATCTTCATGATGGATATTCCCAATAATGGTCTTGATTCCCATCGATTCCAGTTCCTGCACGTGGGCTTCATTACGAACCAGTCCGATCACCTCATAATTCCTGTCAAGCAGTTTTTTGGCGATACTCCCGCCTATATAGCCGGTAATACCTGTGATCAATATTTTTTTCATGATACTAATTCTGGTCTTAATTCTTTTTCAAAGACGTTTTTCAAATGTTCTCTGTAGAGTTTCATATCTCGCTCTATGTTGGCATTTTTTTCTACATCATGGAAGTGAAAGCTTTCCATTTTTTCTAATGAGACGAAAGCATTCATTCTATGGAATCCAAATAATGGCCCTTCGTCTACACTTTTCTCATTAAAGAATTCTCCGGGAAGAGTAAAAGCTGTTTTAGGAGCATTCCAACTAGTTGTTAACATGTATTTTCTTCCACCAAGCATTCCGCCAGTACCATAGTTGATCTCTGGATTAGCTGCATTTCTACCATCACTCATATAAATACCTTTGGCGTGACCTGCTGTGAAAACTTCATCAATATATTTCTTAAACCCGTTTGGAAGCTGGAACCACCAGATAGGAGTGTGGTAAATGATATAATCTGCCCAAACGAATTTTTCTACCTCTTCATGTTTGTCATAACCTTCGCTTACGTTAGTGATTTTTACCTCTATATTATCAAATTCTTTAAGAACAGCTGTTGTATTTTCTGCGATTGTTTGATTATATTTTCCTCCGGAATGTCCGAAATTTTGTCCTCCGTTAATGATGAGTACTTTTTTCATTTTTTTATGATTGTTTAAATTTTACTCTGCAAAGTTAGAATGAGATTACGTATAATAAAAATAATATAAATTATAGCAAAGTATCAGAATATTTATACATTGAAATGAATACTTAGTATTAATAAAATAGAAGAGTTCAAAATTTGAGTTTTTTTTCAGCCACTCCCAAAAATGTACTTACTAGGCAAAAATTCATCCTTATTAATTCTTTTTCATGGTAAAAAGTCATGTCATATCTGAACAGGATTTGCTTTTCGTCTTGTAAATTTGATTAACAAATTAGCAAAGAATGATACAGATAGCAGTTTTCAGTGATGTACACGGGAATCTTCCGGCATTGGAAGTCGTGTTGAAGGATATTGAAGATCGGGGAATTCATCAGAAATTCTGTTTAGGAGATTTAGTTGATTTTGCACCTTGGGGAAATGAAGTAATAGAAAGAATTAAGAGTCTAAATATTCCCTGTCTGCTTGGAAATCATGATGAAAGAATTGCTTTTAATCTACCTGTTTTTCCTTTGTCTAAGCATTCTCAACAAGAAACGGAGGCCAGATTTATTGCGATAGATCATTCTAAAAAACATATTATAGAAGAGAATAAACAATTTCTTTCTGAGCTTCCTTTTCATTTGAAAGTAAATTATAAAATAGGGAACAAACATTGGAATATTCAGTTGGTACATTCTAGTCTTACGAGCAACGATACTTATCTATATGATTCTGAGAAAGATGATGTTTTTTCTGATATGCTGAAAGAGTCTCAATCTGATGTTATTGTTATGGGACATACTCATTTATCATTTACTAAACAGTTTGAAAATAAGAAATGGGCGATCAATTGTGGTTCTGTAGGGCGATCCAAAGAAGAAAACAGATTGGCTTCTTATCTCATACTTACTTTAGATGAAGAAAAAATTATTCCTGAAATTGTACAGCTGAGTTATCCGCTTGAACAAACTTTACAGGCGATTGAGAAAAGCGAGATTCCTGATTATTATGCAGATTTTTTAAGCAATAAAGAGATATTTATAAAATAATAAATGAATTTTTGTGTCCTTTTTAGGGTAGTGTCTTTTCGCTTGTTGATTTTTGTTTCTATAGAAAGCGAATTTTTAATTCGAAATTGTCTATTCATATTGCATTGAAAATAGACCAGTTAAATGTTTTTTTTTTGTTTTAAATAATTGAATTTTAATATTTTGTAATTATTCATACTTTTATATGTAGATACTCGAACTCATTTTTTCATTACAATCAGTTCGAGTATTTTTATTGAGACTTTTTTCATGATTCTCTGAAGGATATTTGCAATAGATTATTCGAATCAAAGTCAATTAAAATTTAGAAATCATGAAAAAAACAATTCTTTTTATTTTTTTACTATGCTCCGTACTTGGTTTAGCCCAATTACAGAAAGTAAAAATTGATACGCTCTTAACCCCTGAAATTGGTGGAATAAAACAGGCCATAGATATTAAAACAAATGACTCGGGTAAACCTGTGCTTTTATTTTTATCAGGCGGGCCGGGAAGTTCAATGCGGAAAAATGCGGAGGCTTTTACAACACTTTTAAAAGATAGATTTACTATTGTTCAATGGGATCAGAGAGATGCCGGAAAAACCCTTGAGCTAAATCCTTCTCCCGTTCAGCCTTCAGTTGATCTCATGGGAAAAGATACCTATCAGGTTATCAATTTTTTGAGAAAAGAATTAAAACAGGAGAAGATATATCTATTAGGGAGCTCTTGGGGAAACGCTTTAGGTTTTTATATTGTTAGGAATCATCCTGAGCTTTTACATGCCTATTTTGCGGTGAATCCAGTTGTTAGTCAATTGGAGAGTGAGAAAGAACTGTTAAGTATTTTAAAAGATCGCTTTAAAGAAGATCCTGTTGCCAGTAAAGAATTGGCAAGTGTACAGATTCCTTTCAAAGTTGATGAAGATTTATTTTATTTAAGAAAATGGCTTTTTTATAAAGATGGTAAACAGTATGTAACAGGTGATGATTTCAAGAAAGGTTTTCTACAGTGGTCAAAAACATGGTCACCTGCATGGAATGAAGTGATGAATATCGATCTTCCAAAAACCTTAAAAAAAGTGGAATGTCCTATTTATTTCTTTGTTGGTAAAAATGATATTCAAACTTCTACCAGAATTACAACTGAATATTTTCAAAAGGTAAAAGCACCTAAGAAAGGCTTATTCTTATTTGAAAAATCTGGGCATCAGATTCATAAGGATGAACCAGAAAAATTTCAGGATACCATCCTTCAAGTATTAAAATAATCTGAATTCAGGTAAAGAGACTGGTAAGATAAGAAGGATGCAAAGGCGTGCTTCTCTCTTATAATATTCGGATCTTGTCAAAACAAAGATATATAAACCTGGATTTTTATTAGCATGAAAATGATATTAGTATTATAATTATTTTGTAATTTTATATCAGAATATTAATAATTAAGGCATGGTCAATTTAGAATGGTATCGTACTTTTAAGGCGATCTATAAAACCGGGACGTTGACAGGTGCAGCGGATGCTCTATTCATTTCACAGCCCGGGGTAAGCTTGCATTTAGGCTCACTGGAAGCCTATGTTGGATATAAATTATTTGACAGAACGGGTAGAAAAATGATTCCTACAGAAAGAGGGAAAGTATTATTCAATGCTGTAGCAGAACCGCTTACCAAACTGGAGGATGTAGAAAAAAACTTTCAAAAATCTATCGAAAAGCATACCCCAACCATCAGTGTGGGAATGTGTTTTGAAACTTTTCAGACCACCTTGGAGCAATATGTTTCTTCATTACCTTTCAATTTGATTATCAGCTTTGGAGAATATCCTGAAATGCTGGATCAGCTGGATAAAGGAATCCTTGATCTCATCATCACTCCGAAAAAAGGATCTTCACCTAATATACAGCATGAAGCATTTTCTTCGGAACAGATTATATTGGTGGGAGGAAAAGAGATAGATACAGAGGCTTTTAAAAAAGTTTTAAAAACAAAAGATGCAGAACAGATCGAAGCATGGCTGAAGAATGAGAAATGGTACGGAACCACCGGAGATATGGAACATCTTTTCCAGTTCTGGACTCTAAATTTTGGTCACAAACCGAATTTCCGCCCCAATTATATCGTTCCTAATCTCAATTCTATTATTCGTTGCCTGAAAGGAGGCACAGGATTAGCCGTTGTTCCGGATTTCTTATGCAAGAACGCAATTGACAGTGGAGAAGTAAAGCTGATCTGGGAGGGAAAGAAGAAGCTGGAAAATACCTTGTATTTCGGATGTAGAAAAAAGACCAATTATCAAACGGAAATAGAGCATATTAAAGGGTTATTCCGTAAAGTAATGGGCAAAGATTAGATCAGGATGATGAAGAAAGTATTAGAAACTGACCGGCTATTGCTAAGAGAGTTAACCATTGAGGATGCTTATCATTTTTATGAACTTAATGCGAACCCCAATGTAATACAATATACAGGTGATTCACCTTTTGAGAATGAGGAGGAAGCGCTGATTTTTCTGCAAAACTA is a genomic window of Chryseobacterium nakagawai containing:
- a CDS encoding NAD-dependent epimerase/dehydratase family protein, translated to MKKILITGITGYIGGSIAKKLLDRNYEVIGLVRNEAHVQELESMGIKTIIGNIHHEDLIKEVVTSVDAVIHNADSADDAYAADSFIKALEGSHKTFIFTSGSAIFGGKENGKKSDFVFREDYPLIPRLEMASRVLINNYVLQSAQKEIRSIVIVPTMVYGQGLGLKKDSIQIPALIHFSEKKGHGVYFGEGENIWSNLHIEDLADLYVLALEKAKSGSIYYAENGSSSLRNIAEIISKKYNLEPARSLSVQEAVDNFGPAGGYFGFASNSICSADKARTELGWKPIYTSIENYI
- a CDS encoding NAD(P)H-dependent oxidoreductase, whose protein sequence is MKKVLIINGGQNFGHSGGKYNQTIAENTTAVLKEFDNIEVKITNVSEGYDKHEEVEKFVWADYIIYHTPIWWFQLPNGFKKYIDEVFTAGHAKGIYMSDGRNAANPEINYGTGGMLGGRKYMLTTSWNAPKTAFTLPGEFFNEKSVDEGPLFGFHRMNAFVSLEKMESFHFHDVEKNANIERDMKLYREHLKNVFEKELRPELVS
- a CDS encoding metallophosphoesterase family protein, whose translation is MIQIAVFSDVHGNLPALEVVLKDIEDRGIHQKFCLGDLVDFAPWGNEVIERIKSLNIPCLLGNHDERIAFNLPVFPLSKHSQQETEARFIAIDHSKKHIIEENKQFLSELPFHLKVNYKIGNKHWNIQLVHSSLTSNDTYLYDSEKDDVFSDMLKESQSDVIVMGHTHLSFTKQFENKKWAINCGSVGRSKEENRLASYLILTLDEEKIIPEIVQLSYPLEQTLQAIEKSEIPDYYADFLSNKEIFIK
- a CDS encoding LysR family transcriptional regulator, coding for MVNLEWYRTFKAIYKTGTLTGAADALFISQPGVSLHLGSLEAYVGYKLFDRTGRKMIPTERGKVLFNAVAEPLTKLEDVEKNFQKSIEKHTPTISVGMCFETFQTTLEQYVSSLPFNLIISFGEYPEMLDQLDKGILDLIITPKKGSSPNIQHEAFSSEQIILVGGKEIDTEAFKKVLKTKDAEQIEAWLKNEKWYGTTGDMEHLFQFWTLNFGHKPNFRPNYIVPNLNSIIRCLKGGTGLAVVPDFLCKNAIDSGEVKLIWEGKKKLENTLYFGCRKKTNYQTEIEHIKGLFRKVMGKD
- a CDS encoding alpha/beta fold hydrolase — translated: MKKTILFIFLLCSVLGLAQLQKVKIDTLLTPEIGGIKQAIDIKTNDSGKPVLLFLSGGPGSSMRKNAEAFTTLLKDRFTIVQWDQRDAGKTLELNPSPVQPSVDLMGKDTYQVINFLRKELKQEKIYLLGSSWGNALGFYIVRNHPELLHAYFAVNPVVSQLESEKELLSILKDRFKEDPVASKELASVQIPFKVDEDLFYLRKWLFYKDGKQYVTGDDFKKGFLQWSKTWSPAWNEVMNIDLPKTLKKVECPIYFFVGKNDIQTSTRITTEYFQKVKAPKKGLFLFEKSGHQIHKDEPEKFQDTILQVLK